Within Halobacterium jilantaiense, the genomic segment TCGACCACGTCACCCCACGTGCCGCGGCGTTTGAACCCGGCGACGCTCTCCTCCATGATTGGTCCGTCTAGGCGCGCGCCGCTTAAACCTCTTGCCGGCGGTGTGCTGGCTCGTAGCGCGACACTGCCGCCCGCGTTCGACCGGATAGCAGGTTTGAAGCCGCCCGCTCACGCGCTAGACGACAATGACCATCGAGGACCGCGGCGACGCGAACGTCATCACGCACTCGCTGGCGAAAGACACGCTCTCGCGGCTGCGAGACGTCGAGACGGAGCAGGTCGGCTTCCGGAAGGGGCTGGTGAAACTCGGCCGCATCTCGGGGTACGAGATCATCGACGGCGCGATGGAGACGGAGTTCACGTCCCTGGAGACGCCGCTCACCGAGACCACTGGAGAGCGCGTGAAAGGCCTCGACGACGTCGTCATCATCAACGTCCTGCGCGCGGCGACGCCGTTCGTGGAGGGGCTGCTGAAGGCGTTCCCGAGAGCGAAGCAGGGCGTCATCAGCGCCGGCCGCGACGAGGACGCCGGCATGAACGACGACGGCGAGTTCCCCATCACCATCGACTACGTGAAACTCCCCGAAATCTCGGAGACGGACACCGTCATCGTCGCCGACCCGATGCTCGCGACGGGGTCGACGATGTGCACCGTCCTCGACCACGTCACGGACGAGATGCCCGACGCGGGCGTCGAGGACCTCTTCGTGCTGTCGGCCGTGAGCGCGCCCGACGGCCTGCTCCGGGTGGGCGACCAGTTCCCGGAGGCCGACCTGCTGACGGTCGCCATCGACGACCGCCTCAACGACGAGGGGTTCATCGTCCCCGGTCTCGGCGACGCCGGCGACCGCGCGTTCCGCACGACGTAACCGCCGACCCCCACGTTGAAGGCGCTCGACCGCGAGTCGCCGCGTATGAGCGACGACGCCGACATCGAGCCGTGTAACTGGTGCGGGGAGCCGGTCGCCGACCCGCTCTCGCGGACGGTCCGCGTGACGGTCGACCGTTCCGAGATAGACAGCCAGCGGCTCTGCCCCGAGTGTTTCGCGGACTGGATCGACCGCTACGAGACCGAGATGCGGTCCGACGACGCCGACGAGTCCGCCGACCCCGGGCCGACGCCGGTCGACGACGACACCGACATCATCGTCGACTGAACCCCCTTCTTTCACCTCCACGGGTCGCCGCGGTCGTGCGGTTCTCCCCGTCCGTGTGGGAGTCGGAAACGGTCCCCCCGACGGCTCCGGAGAGCTCCCGAGACGCCGTTACTCGTCGTCCGCGTCCTCGCCGGCGGTGAGGCCGTCGCCGCGCTCGCGGTCGAGCGCGCGGTCGGCGTCGTGGTGGTCGCTGTAGCCGTCGAACCAGCGCGCGATACGCTCGATGCGGTCCACGACGTGGGCGGGCTCGCCGGACCGCGAGAGTTCGTGGCCCTCACGGGGGTACCGCACCATTCGGGTGTCGACGCCCTGCTTCTTCAGGGAGATGTAGAACAGCTCCGCGGTGTTGGCGGGCGTCCGGTAGTCGTTCTCGGAGTGGACGACGAGCGTCGGCGTGTCCACGTGCTCGACGTGGGCCGTCGGGGAGTGCTCCCAGAGGAACTCGGCGTCTTCCCACGGGACGGCGTCGAAGTCGCCCTCGATTAGCTGGTAGGCGTCCGTCGACCCGTAGAACCCCGTGAGGTCGAAGACGCCGCGCTGGGCGACGGCGGCGTCGAAGAAGTCGGTGTGGCTGACCGCCCACGCCGTCATGTAGCCGCCGAAGCTGCCGCCCGTGACGAAGGCGTTCTCGTCGTCCACGTAGTCGCGGTCGGCGACCGCTCGGGCACCGGCCAGCACGTCTTCGAGCGTGACATCGCCCCAGTCGCGCTCGATAGCGCGCATCCACTCCTCCCCGTAGCCAGTCGACCCGCGGGGGTTACACCAGAAGACGACGTAGCCGCGGGCCGCGAGCGTCTGGAACTCGTGCCACATCGACCCCGAGGTCGACCACATCCGGTGGGGCCCGCCGTGAATCTCGACGGCCAGCGGGTACTCCTCGTCCGGGTCGAAGTCCGGCGGCGTGAGCACCCAGCCCTGGACTTCGCCGCCGGGAGCGTCGAACCACACTTCCTCGGGCTGGGCGACCTGGCGGTCGTCGAGGAACTCGCGGTTGGCGCGCGTGAGGACGTGTTCTTCGCCGCCTGCTGGCGTCGACGCTAGGACCTCGCCGGGGTGGTCCCACTCGGACTGCACGACGCCGACGGTGTCCGCGGAGACGGAGAAGCCGTCGACGTGCCGGTCACCGCCGAGCACGACGTGGTCGTCGCCCGAGTCGGCGTCCAGCCGACGGACGACGTAGCTGCCCTCGTCGGGGGTGCAGACGTAGAGGTATTCGCCGTCCGGCCCCCACTCGGGCGCGTGGCTCGCGCTCCACAGTTCGAGTGTGCGGTCGAGGCCGGCGGTTAGCCGCTCGATATCGCCCGTTTCACGGTCGAGAACGTCGATTTCGGTCTGGGCGAGCGTCGAGTCGTCTTTCGGCGTCGTCGTGTACGCCACCTGCGCACCGTCGACCGCCAGCGTCGGCCCCCAGCCCTCCACGGTCGTGACGACCTCGCTGTCCCCTGTGTCGGGGTTGTAGGCCTCGACCTCCCACTCCAGTCGGTCGTCGCCCTCCAGCCCGCGTCGAATCGGGTAGTAGAGTTCGTCGTCGCCCCAGGCGGGCCCGAGACACTCGGCGACGCCCTCGGTGACCCGGTCGACGCCCCTCGATTCGAGGTCGAGGACGTAGACGTGGCTGCGCGCGCCGTCCCGGTAGTTCTCGTGAGCGCGGTAGACGTGCCGGTCGATGACGCGGGGGTCGGGGGCCTCCCGCTCGTACTCCTCGTCGCGTTCGAGGTCCATGTCCTCGTCGCGCTCCTCGTCGCGCACGGACTGCAGGAACGCGATGCGGTCGCCGTTAGGCCCCCACGCGATACTGGAGACGCCGCCGACCACGTCGGTGACCTGTTCGGCCTCGCCGCCGCCGACCGGCAGCACCCACAGCTGGGGGCGGTCGTCGTCCGCCCCTCTGGTGGAGACGAACGCCAGGCGGTCGCCCGAGGGGCTCCACGCCGGCTCCGAGTCCACGCCCTCTGCGACGGTGAACCGCCGGCTGCCCTCGCCGCCGACGCTCGCCACGTGGACGGTCGCCTCGTACTCGTCGTCGCCGTCCGGCGTCGTCCGGACGAACGCGACGCGGTCGCCGCCCGGCGCTACTGCCGGGTGGCCGAGCCTGTCGAACTCGCGGTAGTCGCTGGCCTCGACTGGCTGCATACCGGTGGGTCGCCCGGGGCTCGCAAAACGATTTGGTTCGGGGAACCGTCACATGCCCCGTCAGTTCTGCGCGTCGAGGTAGGACTCGATGTACTCGTCGTCGACGTGGTCGAGCAGCCGGTGGTAGCCCGCTTCGGTCCGGCGCTCGATTTCCTCGTCGGTCAGCAGCGTGTCGAACGCGCGGTCGATGTCGGACTCCCGGAGCTCCGCGAAGGTCTCGTCGTCGAGTCCGTGGTCGTCGCCGGCCTCGCGTTCGAACCACTCCCGCCAGCGGTCGCGGTCGCCCCACTCGCCCGCGAACTCGGAGTCCGGGCGCTTCCAGTCGTAGTGGGCGGCGACCCCGTCCGGGAACCCCCGCGCTCGCCGGTGGTCCGCCAGCAGACAGCGAGCGACGTGCGCGCCGTTGCCCGCCGCAATCACGGCTTGCGCACTGCGGTCGCCGCCGGGCGACGCGACGTACAGGCCGTCGACGGGCGTGCGGCCGTCGTCGTCGGCGTACTCGTGGTCGAAGCGTTCGCTGGTCTCGCCGTGGTGGTCGTGGACCTCGAAGCCCGCCTCGCCGACGACCGGCCGGAGGTACGAGCCGTCGTACCACGCCGCAGCGAGCACGTAGCTCGCTCGGACGCGCCGGCCGTCCTGGGTCTCGACGACGAATCCGTCGCCGTCGTTCGGCCGGTCGACGCGCTCGACGGTGTCCTCGACGCGGTCGCAGCCCGCTTCCCGGGCGTGGTCGCGGAACAGTCCGAGGAGCGTCGGCACGTCGACGCCGCCCGGGAACCCGGGGTAGTTCTCGACGAACGCGCAGCGCTGGAGCGCCGCGTTCCCGCGGTCGAAGACGAGGGTGTCGAGGCCGTACCGGGCGGTGAACACGCCCGCCGAGCAGCCGGCCGGACCGCCACCCACGACCACCACGTCGCGGTCCTCGTCGACGTCGGAGTCGGTCACGTCAGAACTCCCCCGCGACGATGTCGG encodes:
- a CDS encoding S9 family peptidase, with the protein product MQPVEASDYREFDRLGHPAVAPGGDRVAFVRTTPDGDDEYEATVHVASVGGEGSRRFTVAEGVDSEPAWSPSGDRLAFVSTRGADDDRPQLWVLPVGGGEAEQVTDVVGGVSSIAWGPNGDRIAFLQSVRDEERDEDMDLERDEEYEREAPDPRVIDRHVYRAHENYRDGARSHVYVLDLESRGVDRVTEGVAECLGPAWGDDELYYPIRRGLEGDDRLEWEVEAYNPDTGDSEVVTTVEGWGPTLAVDGAQVAYTTTPKDDSTLAQTEIDVLDRETGDIERLTAGLDRTLELWSASHAPEWGPDGEYLYVCTPDEGSYVVRRLDADSGDDHVVLGGDRHVDGFSVSADTVGVVQSEWDHPGEVLASTPAGGEEHVLTRANREFLDDRQVAQPEEVWFDAPGGEVQGWVLTPPDFDPDEEYPLAVEIHGGPHRMWSTSGSMWHEFQTLAARGYVVFWCNPRGSTGYGEEWMRAIERDWGDVTLEDVLAGARAVADRDYVDDENAFVTGGSFGGYMTAWAVSHTDFFDAAVAQRGVFDLTGFYGSTDAYQLIEGDFDAVPWEDAEFLWEHSPTAHVEHVDTPTLVVHSENDYRTPANTAELFYISLKKQGVDTRMVRYPREGHELSRSGEPAHVVDRIERIARWFDGYSDHHDADRALDRERGDGLTAGEDADDE
- the upp gene encoding uracil phosphoribosyltransferase, whose amino-acid sequence is MTIEDRGDANVITHSLAKDTLSRLRDVETEQVGFRKGLVKLGRISGYEIIDGAMETEFTSLETPLTETTGERVKGLDDVVIINVLRAATPFVEGLLKAFPRAKQGVISAGRDEDAGMNDDGEFPITIDYVKLPEISETDTVIVADPMLATGSTMCTVLDHVTDEMPDAGVEDLFVLSAVSAPDGLLRVGDQFPEADLLTVAIDDRLNDEGFIVPGLGDAGDRAFRTT
- a CDS encoding DUF7569 family protein; the encoded protein is MSDDADIEPCNWCGEPVADPLSRTVRVTVDRSEIDSQRLCPECFADWIDRYETEMRSDDADESADPGPTPVDDDTDIIVD
- a CDS encoding NAD(P)/FAD-dependent oxidoreductase; this encodes MTDSDVDEDRDVVVVGGGPAGCSAGVFTARYGLDTLVFDRGNAALQRCAFVENYPGFPGGVDVPTLLGLFRDHAREAGCDRVEDTVERVDRPNDGDGFVVETQDGRRVRASYVLAAAWYDGSYLRPVVGEAGFEVHDHHGETSERFDHEYADDDGRTPVDGLYVASPGGDRSAQAVIAAGNGAHVARCLLADHRRARGFPDGVAAHYDWKRPDSEFAGEWGDRDRWREWFEREAGDDHGLDDETFAELRESDIDRAFDTLLTDEEIERRTEAGYHRLLDHVDDEYIESYLDAQN